The DNA region GGACCCAGCAAAGCCTTCAGATCGCCCATAAGTGCCGAGGACGGTGTCACCCGCAGTGACGGATCGAGCTCCAACACCGTGATGCGCTCCCCGCTGATCAGCCGCAGCTGCACCTGCGCGGTGCCGGGATGCCGGGTCAACACCTGCTTGAGCGCACTGACCTTGTCCATGGTGCATTGCCGGGTCGGCAGACTGACGGCCAGCGGCCGATCCGCGGCGTTGCTGGTGAAGTCGGGCACCACCAGCTCGTTGGCGATCAGGGAGAGCCGGTCGTCGCGGATGTTCACCTTGGCACTGACCAGCACCACGGCGTCGTCGGCGACGTCGGCGCCGTACGCCGAATAGGTCTGCGGGAAGAACATCACCTCGATGCCACCGGTGAGGTCCTCCAACTGCGCCGAGGCCCACGGCAGGCCGTTCTTGTTGACCCGGCGGTTCACCGACGCCAGGATGCCGCCCACCCGCACCTGCGTCCCGTCGGCGACATCGCCCTCCAGGATCGCCGGGATCTGGGTATCGACCTGGGCGGCCAACAGATGCGCGATGCCGTTGAGGGGATGCCCGGAGACGTAAAGACCCAGCATCTCGCGTTCCAGCGCCAGCTTGTGTTTGTCGGGCCACTCTTCGTCGGGGACCTTGATGCCGAACACCGCGTCGGCTCCGGAACTGTCGCCGTCGCCCCCGCCGAACAGGTCGAACTGTCCGACCGCCTCGGCCTTCTTGGTGCCGAGCACCTGGTCGACCGCATCGGTGTGCACCAGAAACAGTCCCTTACGGGGATGGCCGAGCGAGTCGAACGCCCCGGCCTTGATCAGCGATTCGGTGACCTTCTTGTTGCAGGCCGCGATGTCGATCTTGTTGAGGTAGTCGGAGAAATCGGTGAACTGGCCTTTTTCGGTTCGGGTCGCGATGAGCGAGCCGACGACGTTGGCACCGACGTTGCGCACCGCTCCCAACCCGTAACGGATGTCCTGGCCCACCGATGCGAAGTTCAGCTCGGAGGCGTTCACATCGGGCGGCAGCACGGTGATACCCAACCGCCGGCAGTCGGCCAGATACACCGCGGCCTTGTCCTTGTCGTCGCCGACCGAGGTGAGCAGCCCGGCCATGTACTCGGCCGGGTAGTTGGCCTTCAGGTAGGCCGTCCAGTAGGACACCAGGCCGTAGCCGGCGGCATGCGACTTGTTGAAGGCGTAGCCGGCGAACGGAAGGATGGTGTCCCACAACGCCTTCACCGCCTTCTCGGAGAAACCGTTGGCGGTCATGCCCTCATAGAAGCCCTTGTACTCGGCCTCGAGCACTTCGAGCTTCTTCTTGCCCATGGCCTTACGCAGCGCGTCGGCCTTGCCCATCGTGTAGGAGGCGACCTTCTGGGCGATGAACATGATCTGCTCTTGGTAGACGATCAGGCCGTAGGTCTCCGACAAGATGTCGCGCAGCGGCTCCTCGAGTTCGGGATGGATCGGTTTGATGGCCTGCCGGCCGTTCTTCCGGTCCGCGTAGTCGTTGTGGGCGTTCATGCCCATCGGACCGGGCCGGTACAGCGCCAGCACCGCGACGATGTCGTTGAACTCGGTGGGCTGCATGCGGCGCAGCAGGTCGCGCATCGGGCCGCCGTCGAGCTGGAACACCCCCAGGGTGTCGCCGCGCCCCAGCAACTCGTAGGTGGCCGGATCATCGAACGGCAGGGTGTCCAGGTCCAGGTCGATACCACGGTTGGCCTTGATGTTCTCCAGGCAGTCGCCGATGATCGTCAGGTTGCGCAGGCCCAGGAAGTCCATCTTCAGCAGGCCGATTTCTTCACACGACGGGTAGTCCCAGCCGGTGATGATCGCGCCGTCCTGCGGCCGCTTCCACAACGGGATCGCGTCGATCAGCGGCTCGGAACTCATGATCACCGCGCAGGCGTGCACGCCGGCGTTGCGG from Mycolicibacter sp. MU0083 includes:
- the dnaE gene encoding DNA polymerase III subunit alpha, which encodes MDSSSSRSFVHLHNHTEYSMLDGAAKIAPMLAEAQRLEMPAIGMTDHGNMFGASEFYNAATKAGIKPIIGVEAYIAPASRFDTRRIHWGDPGQKSDDVSGGGSYTHMTMVAENATGLRNLFKLSSLASFEGQLGKWSRMDAEIIAEHSAGIIATTGCPSGEVQTRLRLGQDREALESAAKWREIFGPENYFLEVMDHGLSIERRVREGLLEVGRKLGIPTLATNDCHYVTRDASQNHEALLCIQTGKTLSDPTRFKFDGDGYYLKSAAEMRALWDDELPDACDSTLLIAERVQSYADVWAPRDRMPVFPVPDGHDQGSWLRHEVKAGLERRFPGGVPQEYTDRAAYEIDVICGKGFPSYFLIVADLISYARSINIRVGPGRGSAAGSLVAYALNITNIDPIPHGLLFERFLNPERPSAPDIDIDFDDRRRGEMVRYAAERWGSDRVAQVITFGTIKTKAALKDSARVHYGQPGYAIADRITKALPPPIMAKDIPLSGITDPNHERYKEAAEVRGLIDTDPDVRTIYETARGLEGLVRNAGVHACAVIMSSEPLIDAIPLWKRPQDGAIITGWDYPSCEEIGLLKMDFLGLRNLTIIGDCLENIKANRGIDLDLDTLPFDDPATYELLGRGDTLGVFQLDGGPMRDLLRRMQPTEFNDIVAVLALYRPGPMGMNAHNDYADRKNGRQAIKPIHPELEEPLRDILSETYGLIVYQEQIMFIAQKVASYTMGKADALRKAMGKKKLEVLEAEYKGFYEGMTANGFSEKAVKALWDTILPFAGYAFNKSHAAGYGLVSYWTAYLKANYPAEYMAGLLTSVGDDKDKAAVYLADCRRLGITVLPPDVNASELNFASVGQDIRYGLGAVRNVGANVVGSLIATRTEKGQFTDFSDYLNKIDIAACNKKVTESLIKAGAFDSLGHPRKGLFLVHTDAVDQVLGTKKAEAVGQFDLFGGGDGDSSGADAVFGIKVPDEEWPDKHKLALEREMLGLYVSGHPLNGIAHLLAAQVDTQIPAILEGDVADGTQVRVGGILASVNRRVNKNGLPWASAQLEDLTGGIEVMFFPQTYSAYGADVADDAVVLVSAKVNIRDDRLSLIANELVVPDFTSNAADRPLAVSLPTRQCTMDKVSALKQVLTRHPGTAQVQLRLISGERITVLELDPSLRVTPSSALMGDLKALLGPGCLGG